The following proteins are co-located in the Lacticaseibacillus paracasei subsp. paracasei genome:
- a CDS encoding 3'-5' exonuclease: MDFIAMDFETANRKRASACSLALVVVQQNKVVDSFYTLINPQMQFDAQNIHIHGITPEMVQDQPTFDQVWPHIQMFYTPGRIVTAHNAPFDVSVMRLTLDRYGIAAPRYQVIDTVKTSRQFLPKLPNHRLDTVSAALHIPLEHHHNALADSYACARILIAENEHFGEARIKSMMKLSKAG; encoded by the coding sequence ATGGACTTTATCGCCATGGATTTCGAAACCGCCAATCGCAAGCGAGCCTCAGCGTGTTCATTGGCGCTCGTGGTCGTCCAGCAAAATAAGGTGGTTGACAGTTTTTACACCCTTATTAATCCGCAGATGCAGTTTGATGCCCAAAACATTCACATTCATGGCATCACCCCTGAAATGGTTCAAGATCAGCCAACATTTGATCAAGTTTGGCCGCATATTCAAATGTTCTATACGCCAGGTCGGATCGTGACCGCTCACAATGCACCGTTTGATGTTTCGGTTATGCGACTGACACTGGATCGTTACGGCATTGCGGCGCCGCGCTATCAAGTGATTGACACGGTTAAAACCTCGCGACAATTTTTGCCGAAGTTGCCGAATCATCGGTTAGATACTGTCAGTGCCGCCTTACACATTCCGCTTGAGCATCACCACAATGCCTTAGCGGATAGTTATGCCTGTGCACGGATTTTGATCGCCGAAAATGAGCACTTTGGCGAAGCGCGGATTAAAAGCATGATGAAACTTTCAAAAGCGGGTTGA
- a CDS encoding exodeoxyribonuclease III, which translates to MKLISWNVNGLRAVLKKDFMTIFNELDADWFCLQETKMQAGQVELDLPGYHQYFNYAERKGYSGTAIFTKHEPLNVTYGMGVPEHDTEGRIITLEYPNFYLMTVYTPNSGGELKRLDYRQQWDKDFLAYTNQLAAKKPLVYCGDLNVAHQEIDLKNDKTNHHNAGFTDEERADFTKQLDSGFIDTFRNLYPDTVTYSWWSYRFHARANNAGWRIDYFVSSRDFKPYIQDAKILTDIMGSDHCPVELVTKDLI; encoded by the coding sequence ATGAAATTAATTTCTTGGAACGTGAATGGCTTACGAGCTGTTTTAAAAAAAGACTTTATGACTATTTTTAATGAATTAGACGCCGACTGGTTCTGTTTGCAGGAAACCAAAATGCAGGCAGGCCAAGTTGAACTTGATCTGCCTGGCTATCATCAATACTTTAACTACGCTGAACGCAAAGGCTATTCTGGTACGGCCATTTTCACCAAACATGAACCGCTCAATGTCACGTATGGGATGGGCGTTCCTGAACATGATACTGAAGGCCGGATCATTACCTTAGAGTATCCAAACTTCTATTTGATGACGGTTTATACGCCGAACTCTGGTGGTGAACTGAAGCGGCTGGATTACCGCCAGCAATGGGACAAAGATTTTCTTGCCTACACGAACCAACTCGCGGCCAAAAAGCCGCTCGTTTACTGCGGCGATTTAAATGTCGCGCACCAAGAAATCGACCTTAAAAATGACAAGACCAATCACCACAACGCCGGCTTTACCGATGAAGAACGGGCTGACTTTACAAAACAGTTAGATAGCGGCTTTATCGATACATTCCGGAACTTGTATCCAGATACCGTCACTTACTCATGGTGGAGTTATCGATTCCATGCCCGCGCTAATAACGCTGGTTGGCGTATTGACTACTTTGTCAGCAGCCGTGACTTCAAACCATATATTCAGGATGCAAAAATTCTGACCGACATTATGGGCAGTGACCACTGTCCAGTTGAACTTGTCACAAAAGACTTGATTTAG
- the murB gene encoding UDP-N-acetylmuramate dehydrogenase: MVDAPRTLEGITMMHDEPLSHYTFTKTGGPADLLAFPKNVAEVRALVDDARDQGLPLTVIGNASNLIVRDGGIRGLVLILTEMKTITASGNQVTAEAGARLIDTTEAAYRAGLTGLEFAAGIPGSVGGAVFMNAGAYDGEVCNVISSVDVLTREGELKTYDHRELKFRYRHSVVQDTGDVVLSATFTLKAGDKPVIRAKMDELNARRAAKQPLEYPSCGSVFKRPKGHFVGPMIQKAGLQGHIIGGAQVSKKHAGFIINLGDATATDYLDMIHLIQKTVKAKFDVDLETEVRIIGEPSQPK; the protein is encoded by the coding sequence GTGGTGGATGCGCCGCGTACGCTTGAAGGAATTACCATGATGCATGATGAACCTTTGAGTCATTATACGTTTACGAAAACCGGGGGACCGGCTGATTTATTGGCGTTTCCCAAAAATGTGGCCGAAGTGCGGGCATTAGTTGATGACGCTCGTGACCAAGGCTTGCCTTTGACGGTGATTGGAAATGCCAGCAATTTAATTGTCCGGGATGGTGGCATTCGCGGACTGGTGTTGATTTTAACCGAAATGAAAACCATCACGGCCAGTGGCAATCAAGTGACAGCTGAGGCGGGGGCGCGGTTGATTGATACAACCGAAGCAGCTTACCGAGCAGGTTTGACTGGTCTTGAGTTTGCTGCTGGCATTCCTGGCAGTGTTGGCGGCGCTGTTTTCATGAACGCAGGCGCTTACGATGGTGAAGTCTGCAACGTCATCAGCAGTGTTGACGTTTTGACGCGAGAAGGCGAATTAAAGACGTATGATCACCGTGAACTGAAATTCCGTTATCGGCACAGTGTTGTTCAGGATACAGGTGATGTCGTCTTAAGCGCTACCTTTACGCTCAAAGCGGGTGACAAACCAGTCATTCGAGCAAAAATGGATGAGTTGAATGCGCGTCGGGCGGCTAAACAACCACTTGAATATCCTTCTTGCGGGTCGGTCTTTAAACGGCCAAAGGGGCATTTTGTTGGCCCAATGATCCAAAAAGCTGGTCTGCAAGGTCATATTATCGGTGGGGCACAGGTGTCAAAGAAACATGCTGGCTTCATCATCAACCTCGGCGATGCAACCGCAACGGATTACCTAGACATGATTCATCTTATACAAAAAACAGTGAAAGCTAAATTTGATGTTGATCTGGAAACCGAGGTTCGAATTATCGGTGAACCTAGTCAACCAAAATAG
- a CDS encoding cation:proton antiporter translates to MHLVEAVLFLMALVIVSNVLSHYIVAVPVSLIQVALGLGAALFFHLEINLATDWFMLLFIAPLLFYDGRNFPRRELWELRGPIIGNAIFLVFVTMLVGGYLIHFLIPPMPLPASFALAAILSPTDPIAVQSLAKRVHLPKGVLHLVSGESLINDASGLIGFKYGIAATMTGTFVLGNAVRDFFYVAIVGALAGLVLISLINLSRKWLLQQGINDVILHTILQVLTPFFIYLVVDEFMHASGVIAVVVAGLLSNTRYNRYIAALPELRIVSERTWDIIVYTLNGIIFLILGIELPVAMTDTIADHEVSTFQALGFVVVVYLGILIVRTLWIYGYMLLAKRSKEGKASWRAALLSGISGVRGAITLVGVLAVPAALSNGDAFPERSLMLFIAAGVVVLSLIVAIIALPLVTRSVAPLQTRGSTIVTDDSGDQDDDDSNDIRIISLSQAQTFVFQMAVRRVESERRETNQKAALDLIAEYQYLIRRLELAEDTGAAIPPLIQDELDLRKVGVQGELYALDDLWRDNKIMSKSYAKARKQLQHRLNDLDSMAKRSGRPTFRMLFERSALRLSHWWYTVASEQNRSHRFFNERLFIEKETAKGGLKYLSQFLRQKENKAHNYNRQVIYALIVQYRNRIASVKALNTHKSTQYEQELGRLRAIAFAAERAAIHDLTEKGYITMTMAQKLNQNVNFTENAATLTSLEEV, encoded by the coding sequence ATGCATTTAGTCGAAGCCGTTTTGTTCTTGATGGCACTTGTCATCGTCTCAAACGTGCTCAGTCACTACATTGTGGCTGTCCCGGTCTCCTTGATTCAAGTCGCGCTGGGATTAGGCGCGGCTTTGTTTTTTCATTTGGAGATCAATTTAGCGACAGACTGGTTCATGCTGTTGTTCATTGCTCCGCTGCTATTTTATGACGGGCGTAATTTTCCGCGGCGCGAGTTATGGGAACTGCGTGGCCCGATTATCGGAAACGCAATTTTTCTGGTGTTTGTCACGATGCTGGTCGGTGGGTATCTGATTCACTTTTTGATTCCGCCGATGCCGTTGCCCGCAAGTTTTGCCTTGGCAGCGATTCTCAGCCCGACTGATCCGATCGCGGTGCAGAGTCTAGCTAAGCGAGTTCATCTACCAAAAGGTGTGCTGCATTTGGTGAGCGGCGAGAGCTTGATCAACGATGCCAGCGGGCTGATCGGTTTTAAATATGGCATTGCGGCGACCATGACAGGTACATTTGTCCTTGGCAACGCCGTTCGGGATTTCTTTTATGTGGCAATTGTCGGTGCCTTGGCTGGACTGGTGTTAATCAGTTTAATCAACCTAAGTCGCAAATGGCTGCTGCAGCAAGGGATTAACGATGTCATTTTGCATACTATCTTGCAGGTGCTAACACCTTTCTTCATCTATCTCGTGGTGGACGAGTTCATGCATGCGTCGGGTGTCATTGCAGTCGTTGTGGCGGGGTTGCTTAGTAATACTCGCTACAACCGTTACATTGCTGCCTTGCCAGAACTTAGAATTGTTTCGGAACGTACTTGGGACATTATTGTCTATACACTTAACGGGATTATTTTTCTCATTCTCGGCATTGAATTGCCGGTTGCGATGACCGACACGATTGCTGATCATGAGGTCAGCACGTTTCAGGCGCTCGGCTTTGTGGTTGTCGTTTACCTGGGCATTTTAATTGTTCGAACGCTATGGATTTACGGTTACATGCTGCTGGCAAAACGTTCCAAAGAAGGCAAAGCTTCATGGCGAGCAGCTCTTTTGAGTGGTATTTCTGGCGTGCGCGGCGCGATTACATTAGTCGGGGTGCTTGCCGTCCCAGCAGCTTTGAGCAACGGTGATGCATTTCCGGAGCGTAGTTTAATGTTGTTCATCGCGGCTGGTGTGGTGGTGCTAAGTTTAATCGTCGCCATTATCGCTTTGCCGTTAGTTACCCGTTCAGTGGCACCACTGCAAACGCGTGGATCCACGATTGTAACTGACGACAGTGGCGATCAAGATGATGATGACAGCAACGATATTCGTATCATTTCGCTGAGTCAGGCACAAACCTTTGTCTTTCAAATGGCGGTTCGCCGAGTTGAGTCGGAGCGCCGTGAGACGAATCAAAAAGCCGCTTTGGACTTGATTGCGGAATATCAGTACCTGATTCGCCGGTTAGAACTCGCTGAAGATACCGGTGCTGCCATTCCACCGCTCATTCAGGATGAACTGGATCTGCGAAAAGTCGGGGTTCAAGGCGAGCTATATGCTTTAGACGATCTATGGCGCGACAACAAAATTATGTCCAAAAGTTACGCTAAAGCCCGCAAACAATTGCAACACCGCCTGAATGATCTGGACTCAATGGCCAAACGCTCCGGCCGACCAACTTTCCGCATGTTGTTCGAACGTTCCGCCTTGCGCTTATCGCATTGGTGGTACACCGTGGCCAGCGAGCAAAATCGTTCGCACCGATTCTTCAACGAGCGCTTATTTATTGAAAAAGAAACCGCAAAAGGCGGACTTAAATATTTATCGCAGTTTTTACGACAAAAGGAGAACAAAGCCCACAATTATAACCGCCAAGTTATTTATGCTTTGATTGTCCAATATCGAAATCGAATTGCTTCGGTGAAGGCTTTGAACACGCACAAATCAACTCAATATGAGCAGGAACTCGGGCGCTTGCGAGCTATTGCGTTTGCGGCTGAACGGGCCGCTATCCACGATCTGACAGAAAAAGGGTATATCACGATGACGATGGCGCAAAAACTGAATCAAAATGTTAATTTCACTGAAAATGCGGCTACCTTAACGTCACTTGAAGAGGTTTAA
- a CDS encoding helix-turn-helix domain-containing protein, with amino-acid sequence MEIGSRIRDLRIRKNLTQEELGERTDLTKGYISQVEHDQSSPSLETFFDILSVLGESPADFFREEPKDSLVYHEDDQVTYLDEEKGYRLKWLVPESNENEMEPVMIDFAAHGIFKTFEPSPAETFVYVVSGRVKLLLGEQTYVAKKGETIYFHATKQHQLVNAATGRSKCLLVATASYL; translated from the coding sequence ATGGAGATTGGCAGTCGAATTCGAGACTTACGAATCCGGAAAAACTTGACCCAAGAAGAGTTAGGCGAGCGAACGGATCTCACAAAGGGCTATATTTCGCAGGTGGAGCATGACCAGAGTTCACCGTCACTTGAGACTTTTTTTGATATTTTGAGTGTTTTGGGTGAATCTCCGGCTGATTTTTTTCGTGAGGAACCAAAAGATTCCTTGGTTTATCACGAGGATGATCAAGTCACATATTTGGATGAAGAAAAAGGGTACCGTTTGAAATGGCTGGTGCCTGAAAGCAATGAAAATGAAATGGAACCGGTCATGATCGATTTTGCCGCGCACGGCATTTTTAAAACGTTCGAGCCTTCACCGGCAGAAACCTTTGTTTACGTTGTTAGTGGTCGTGTCAAATTACTGCTGGGTGAACAAACTTATGTTGCAAAGAAAGGCGAGACAATTTACTTTCACGCAACCAAGCAACATCAATTGGTCAACGCCGCGACGGGTCGTAGTAAGTGCTTGCTAGTCGCGACGGCATCTTATTTATAA
- a CDS encoding ABC transporter ATP-binding protein produces the protein MSNIIVELKHVGKRYGDTQVLKDINIEIEQGKFYTLLGPSGSGKTTILRAIAGFLDVSEGEVLFDGKRINDVPANQRKVNTVFQDYALFPHLNVFDNVAFGLRLHRMSKQDIQTKVEDALKMVRLQGYADREISELSGGQQQRVAIARAIVLEPQVLLLDEPLSALDAKLRKDMQYELRELQERLGITFLFVTHDQEEALALSDEIFVMNDGEVQQSGTPVDIYDEPVNHFVADFIGESNIIQGHMIKDFLVEFNGKRFECADAGMRPNEPVEVVLRPEDLDITPANSGKVNVEVDTQLFRGDYYEIVGYDDLKNEWLIHSTNPAKDGETVGLTFDPEDIHVMRLNESEEDFDARLETYEGE, from the coding sequence TTGAGCAACATTATCGTTGAACTGAAGCATGTCGGTAAGCGGTACGGCGACACGCAGGTGCTGAAGGATATCAACATTGAGATCGAACAAGGCAAGTTTTACACGTTGTTGGGGCCATCCGGATCGGGTAAAACAACGATTTTGCGTGCAATTGCGGGGTTTTTGGATGTCTCAGAAGGTGAAGTGCTGTTTGATGGCAAGCGGATCAATGATGTGCCTGCCAACCAGCGCAAGGTAAATACGGTTTTCCAAGACTATGCCCTCTTCCCGCACCTAAACGTTTTTGACAATGTTGCATTCGGGTTGCGGTTGCATCGGATGAGCAAGCAGGACATTCAGACAAAGGTCGAAGATGCCTTAAAAATGGTTCGATTACAAGGTTATGCTGATCGGGAAATTTCTGAATTATCCGGTGGTCAACAACAGCGAGTTGCCATTGCTCGAGCGATTGTCCTCGAGCCGCAAGTATTGCTGCTAGACGAACCGTTATCAGCACTTGACGCTAAATTGCGTAAGGATATGCAATATGAATTGCGCGAATTGCAGGAACGGTTGGGGATCACTTTCCTATTTGTGACACACGACCAAGAAGAAGCGTTGGCCTTGTCGGACGAAATTTTTGTCATGAACGATGGTGAAGTGCAACAAAGTGGTACGCCAGTTGATATTTATGATGAGCCGGTCAATCATTTTGTGGCGGATTTCATTGGTGAAAGTAACATCATTCAAGGGCACATGATTAAGGACTTCTTAGTTGAGTTCAATGGCAAACGGTTTGAATGTGCCGATGCCGGAATGCGTCCAAATGAACCAGTTGAAGTTGTTTTGCGCCCAGAAGATTTGGACATTACCCCAGCAAATTCAGGCAAGGTCAATGTTGAAGTAGACACCCAACTGTTCCGCGGTGACTACTACGAAATTGTGGGTTACGACGATCTCAAGAATGAATGGTTGATTCACTCAACCAACCCCGCCAAAGACGGCGAAACGGTTGGCTTGACGTTTGATCCTGAGGACATCCATGTCATGCGGCTTAACGAATCTGAAGAAGATTTCGACGCTCGGCTGGAAACCTACGAAGGGGAATAA
- a CDS encoding ABC transporter permease translates to MKKSTTNAAFYTPYVMWLALFVIAPMVLIVYQSFFNISGHFTLANYQTYFQSGTYIMMTINSVWYAFLITLATLLISYPTAYLLHYAKHKQLWLLLIILPTWINLLLKAYAFIGIFSQDGGVNSFLGMFGIAPQQFLFTDFSFIFVAAYIEIPFMILPIFNAIEELPENLVNAAQDLGAKSWQTFTKVIWPLTISGVKSGVQAVFIPSLSLFMLTRLIGGNRVITLGTAIEEHFLTTMNWGMGSTIGVVLIVAMFIIMFLTGERKKKGARRHEA, encoded by the coding sequence GTGAAAAAATCCACCACAAACGCCGCATTCTACACACCTTATGTGATGTGGCTGGCATTATTTGTGATCGCACCGATGGTTTTAATCGTTTATCAAAGTTTCTTTAACATCAGCGGTCACTTTACCCTTGCCAATTATCAGACCTATTTTCAATCAGGCACTTATATTATGATGACGATCAATTCCGTCTGGTATGCGTTCCTGATCACGTTAGCAACTTTGTTAATCAGCTATCCAACAGCATATTTGCTGCATTATGCCAAGCATAAACAGTTATGGTTGTTGCTGATTATTCTACCGACTTGGATTAACTTGCTGCTGAAAGCATACGCCTTCATCGGGATCTTCAGTCAGGATGGCGGGGTTAATAGTTTCTTGGGAATGTTTGGCATCGCGCCCCAGCAATTCCTGTTCACGGATTTTAGTTTCATTTTTGTTGCTGCTTATATTGAAATCCCGTTCATGATCTTGCCGATTTTCAATGCAATCGAAGAATTACCGGAAAACCTTGTCAATGCTGCCCAAGATTTAGGGGCCAAAAGCTGGCAGACCTTCACCAAGGTGATCTGGCCGTTAACAATTTCCGGCGTGAAATCCGGGGTTCAAGCTGTTTTCATTCCTAGTTTAAGTTTATTCATGTTGACGCGTCTGATCGGCGGGAACCGGGTCATTACTTTGGGGACAGCCATTGAAGAGCATTTTCTGACAACGATGAACTGGGGCATGGGTTCGACGATCGGGGTTGTCCTGATCGTCGCCATGTTCATCATCATGTTCCTGACCGGCGAACGTAAGAAGAAGGGGGCGCGGCGTCATGAAGCGTAA
- a CDS encoding ABC transporter permease, whose amino-acid sequence MKRKFKWSNLYLIFVFICLYVPIFYLVIYSFSTGDRMSNYSGFTWKHYAELFADTRMIQIVLDTLLVALLSSLIATIIGALGALAIDRTSRPVVKNTVLSLNNILMVSPDVIIGASFLIFYTALKVPLGFWSVLMSHIAFSIPIVVLMILPRLQEMSHSLLDAARDLGASNYQVLTRVIVPYITPGIFSGFFMAFTYSLDDFAVTFFVTGNGFETLAVEIYARARQGISLEINALSGVMFIFALLLVVGYYFIQQAGQNRRAKQKHKRESEALINETTH is encoded by the coding sequence ATGAAGCGTAAATTCAAATGGTCCAACCTTTATCTGATCTTCGTCTTCATCTGTTTGTATGTGCCGATCTTTTATTTGGTTATCTACTCGTTTTCAACGGGAGATCGCATGAGCAATTACAGCGGCTTCACATGGAAACATTATGCTGAGCTGTTTGCTGACACCCGGATGATTCAAATTGTTCTGGATACGTTGCTAGTCGCGCTATTATCCAGTTTGATCGCTACGATTATCGGTGCGTTAGGAGCATTAGCAATTGATCGTACTAGTCGACCTGTTGTTAAAAACACGGTCTTATCCCTCAACAACATTCTTATGGTGAGTCCAGATGTCATTATCGGTGCTAGTTTTCTGATCTTCTATACCGCGTTGAAAGTGCCATTGGGTTTCTGGTCCGTCTTGATGAGCCATATTGCCTTTTCTATCCCGATTGTCGTGTTGATGATCCTACCGCGGCTTCAGGAAATGAGCCATTCTTTACTAGATGCTGCTCGTGATTTAGGCGCGTCCAACTATCAAGTTTTAACGCGCGTGATCGTGCCTTATATTACGCCGGGTATTTTTTCCGGCTTTTTCATGGCCTTTACGTATTCACTAGATGATTTTGCCGTGACCTTCTTTGTCACTGGTAATGGTTTTGAAACACTGGCAGTCGAAATATACGCTCGCGCACGACAAGGCATCAGTTTGGAGATCAATGCGTTGTCAGGCGTCATGTTTATCTTTGCTTTACTGCTGGTAGTCGGTTACTACTTCATTCAACAAGCAGGTCAAAATCGGCGAGCCAAACAAAAACACAAGCGAGAAAGCGAGGCGTTGATCAATGAAACGACTCATTAG
- a CDS encoding ABC transporter substrate-binding protein, with the protein MKRLISIAIAILAVCLGLAVWSEGLQKSQGDTGENTLNLFNWGDYIDPALISKFEKQTGYHVNQETFDSNEAMFTKIQQGGTSYDLTVPSDYMIEKMKKANLLLPLDKSKLRGMQNMDPRLIDKDFDRNNKYSIPYFWGTLGIIYNDKFVKASEVQHWDQLWNPKFKDSIMLIDSARDVFAPALISMGKSVNETNPQTLALAKAKLDQLSPNVKAVVADEIKMYMAENEAKIAVDWSGEASEMLANNKHLHYVVPREGSNLWFDNLVIPKTAKHFKAIYAFLNFMMEPKNAAQNAEYVGYATPNAAAKKLLPKSVQNDRQFYPDDETMKHLEIYSDLPPAKVGLYNDLFLEFKMYRR; encoded by the coding sequence ATGAAACGACTCATTAGTATTGCGATTGCCATCTTAGCTGTTTGTCTCGGATTAGCAGTTTGGAGTGAAGGATTACAAAAATCGCAAGGTGATACGGGTGAAAACACGTTAAACCTTTTCAACTGGGGCGATTACATCGATCCGGCGCTGATCAGCAAGTTTGAAAAACAAACTGGCTATCATGTTAATCAAGAAACCTTTGATTCAAATGAAGCCATGTTCACCAAGATTCAACAAGGTGGTACAAGCTACGATTTGACAGTACCATCTGACTACATGATCGAAAAAATGAAAAAGGCCAATCTGTTGCTACCACTCGATAAAAGTAAATTACGCGGGATGCAAAACATGGACCCGCGTTTAATCGATAAAGATTTTGATCGCAACAATAAATACAGCATTCCGTATTTCTGGGGAACGCTGGGGATTATTTACAACGATAAGTTTGTCAAAGCCAGTGAAGTTCAACACTGGGATCAACTATGGAACCCGAAATTCAAAGATTCAATCATGTTGATTGATTCGGCCCGCGACGTGTTTGCACCAGCGCTCATTTCGATGGGCAAGTCGGTTAATGAAACCAACCCGCAAACCTTAGCGCTCGCCAAGGCAAAACTTGATCAGCTGTCGCCTAATGTGAAAGCTGTTGTTGCTGATGAAATCAAAATGTACATGGCCGAGAACGAGGCTAAGATTGCCGTTGACTGGTCAGGTGAAGCCAGTGAGATGTTGGCCAACAATAAACATCTGCACTATGTTGTCCCGCGCGAAGGCAGCAATCTCTGGTTTGACAACTTGGTCATCCCTAAGACGGCTAAGCATTTTAAGGCCATCTATGCCTTTCTAAACTTCATGATGGAACCCAAAAACGCGGCTCAAAATGCCGAATATGTCGGTTATGCAACACCAAATGCAGCCGCCAAGAAGCTCCTACCAAAGAGTGTGCAAAATGATCGCCAATTTTATCCAGATGATGAAACAATGAAACATTTGGAGATTTATTCTGATCTGCCACCAGCTAAGGTTGGGCTTTATAATGATCTTTTCTTGGAATTCAAAATGTATCGCCGATGA